Proteins from one Listeria weihenstephanensis genomic window:
- a CDS encoding glycoside hydrolase family 13 protein produces MERAAIYHQPFSSYAYGYDGETLHIKVRSKKDDVEEVVMIGADPYVHTEAGWQSEEYALRKVATTEEHDYWFVAMKPEQRRLQYAFVLKDTEGEEVFYGGRGFYENTKANRAVMDYYFKFPFLHETEVFKAPEWVKETIWYQIFPERFDNGDASISPVNVLPWGSKDPGRDDFFGGDIAGIINHLDYLADLGINGIYLTPVFEASTNHKYDTLNYFEIDPHFGDKETFRKLVKEAHKRGIKIMLDAVFNHIGDKSPEWQDVLQNGEESKFVDWFHIHSFPVTPGENGNIEGQNTLSFDTFAYTMHMPKLNTANPEVQKYLLDIATYWVREFDIDGWRLDVANEVDHAFWKEFNKAVRAEKEDIYILGEIWHDSWLWLLGDEFDSVMNYPFTQTIIENFVEERIQPTKMVSGISEQLMRYQEQVNHVMFNMLDSHDTARLLTRCDGDKEKAKLALAFMFAHTGSPCIYYGTEIGMDGADDPLCRKCMEWDEEKQDKAMLTFMKKLIAFRKEHQKTLTYGDLVWHKVDDENRIVAFSRTFGDETLTFIFNQGTKAEELPKEELAITAATHDVWADKAVTNIIVPAKSFTILKG; encoded by the coding sequence ATGGAGAGAGCAGCAATTTACCATCAGCCATTTAGTTCATATGCGTATGGTTATGATGGAGAAACGCTACATATCAAGGTTCGGAGCAAGAAAGATGATGTAGAGGAAGTCGTGATGATTGGGGCAGATCCTTATGTTCACACGGAGGCTGGTTGGCAATCGGAGGAGTATGCGCTTCGGAAAGTTGCTACGACAGAGGAGCATGATTATTGGTTTGTGGCTATGAAACCGGAACAGCGTAGGTTGCAGTATGCTTTTGTATTGAAGGATACAGAGGGGGAAGAAGTATTTTATGGCGGACGTGGTTTTTATGAGAATACAAAAGCGAATCGGGCTGTTATGGATTATTATTTCAAATTTCCTTTTCTACATGAAACGGAGGTTTTTAAAGCGCCTGAATGGGTGAAAGAAACGATTTGGTATCAGATTTTTCCAGAGCGATTTGATAATGGGGATGCATCGATTTCGCCAGTAAACGTGTTGCCGTGGGGAAGTAAAGATCCAGGTCGCGATGACTTTTTCGGTGGCGATATCGCTGGAATTATAAATCATTTGGATTATTTGGCGGACCTTGGAATTAATGGTATTTATTTAACACCCGTTTTCGAGGCGTCGACGAATCATAAATACGACACGCTGAATTATTTTGAAATTGATCCTCATTTTGGCGACAAGGAAACCTTCCGTAAGCTTGTTAAAGAAGCGCACAAACGTGGAATTAAAATCATGTTGGATGCGGTTTTCAATCATATTGGTGATAAATCTCCTGAGTGGCAAGATGTACTTCAAAACGGGGAAGAATCGAAGTTTGTAGATTGGTTCCATATTCACTCATTCCCTGTAACACCAGGCGAAAATGGGAATATCGAAGGCCAAAATACGCTTTCTTTTGATACGTTTGCTTACACGATGCATATGCCAAAATTGAATACGGCTAATCCTGAGGTTCAAAAATATTTATTGGATATTGCGACTTATTGGGTAAGGGAATTTGATATTGATGGCTGGCGGTTGGACGTTGCAAATGAGGTCGACCATGCTTTCTGGAAAGAATTTAACAAGGCGGTTCGCGCTGAAAAAGAGGATATTTATATTTTAGGTGAAATTTGGCATGACTCTTGGTTATGGCTACTTGGTGATGAATTTGACTCGGTGATGAACTATCCATTCACGCAAACGATCATTGAGAATTTTGTGGAGGAACGCATTCAACCTACGAAAATGGTATCGGGTATCAGTGAGCAATTAATGCGCTATCAAGAGCAGGTGAATCATGTGATGTTTAATATGTTGGATTCGCATGATACGGCGCGCTTACTGACGCGTTGTGATGGGGATAAAGAGAAGGCGAAGTTGGCACTGGCGTTTATGTTTGCGCACACTGGCTCCCCGTGCATTTATTACGGAACAGAGATTGGCATGGATGGCGCTGACGATCCGCTTTGCCGTAAATGTATGGAATGGGACGAGGAGAAACAAGATAAAGCTATGCTGACATTTATGAAAAAATTGATCGCATTCCGTAAAGAGCATCAGAAAACATTGACGTATGGCGATCTAGTGTGGCACAAAGTTGATGATGAGAATCGTATCGTTGCTTTTTCGAGAACATTTGGTGATGAGACATTGACGTTTATCTTTAATCAAGGAACAAAAGCAGAAGAGCTTCCAAAAGAGG
- a CDS encoding LacI family DNA-binding transcriptional regulator, giving the protein MATLADVAKKANVSKMTVSRVINHPDQVSDELKQLVYHAMEELEYVPNYAARALVQNRTQVVKFLILEEIDTVEPYYMNLLTGISRELDKYSYSLQLVTQKSKNIGAYDGLIITGMRDSEVEKVMAGLEKPVIAYGENRRDVDAIDVDNRLGAELATTHVYDVGFRHIIFFGINLIEEEFMRSRLTGYSEVMKRNGLMEESYFMKNSSRVAEKTALDILDKATEPVAIICASDRMAVGVVRAANSLNMKFGETIAVTGFDGVFLDRISSPKITTVRSPVIEMGETSAQMLLKKINENGAKQGSTLFPPKLIVRGSTVAGKE; this is encoded by the coding sequence ATGGCTACATTAGCTGATGTTGCAAAAAAAGCAAATGTTTCTAAAATGACTGTTTCGCGTGTAATTAATCATCCTGATCAGGTTTCTGATGAACTGAAACAATTGGTATACCACGCGATGGAAGAGTTAGAATATGTCCCAAACTATGCTGCAAGAGCACTCGTTCAAAATAGGACACAAGTTGTAAAATTTTTGATTTTAGAGGAAATTGACACGGTGGAGCCTTATTACATGAATTTGTTGACGGGAATAAGTAGAGAATTAGATAAGTATTCCTATTCGTTGCAATTGGTGACGCAGAAATCAAAAAACATTGGTGCGTATGATGGTTTAATTATTACTGGTATGCGAGATAGCGAGGTCGAAAAAGTGATGGCGGGGCTTGAAAAACCTGTGATTGCATATGGGGAGAATAGGCGAGATGTGGATGCGATTGATGTGGATAATCGACTAGGCGCTGAGCTCGCAACGACACATGTGTATGACGTGGGATTCCGCCATATTATCTTTTTTGGTATTAATTTAATTGAAGAGGAATTTATGCGTTCTCGGTTGACTGGATATTCAGAAGTGATGAAGAGAAATGGCCTGATGGAAGAAAGTTATTTTATGAAAAATAGTTCTCGAGTTGCTGAGAAGACAGCCCTAGATATTTTAGATAAAGCAACGGAGCCAGTTGCCATTATTTGTGCATCTGATCGGATGGCGGTCGGTGTGGTCAGAGCTGCGAATTCACTAAATATGAAGTTTGGTGAAACGATTGCTGTGACAGGATTTGATGGCGTATTTTTAGATCGAATCTCTTCTCCAAAAATCACGACTGTTCGTTCACCCGTGATTGAAATGGGTGAGACAAGCGCGCAAATGTTACTGAAGAAAATCAATGAAAATGGTGCGAAACAGGGATCGACTTTATTTCCGCCGAAGTTAATTGTGAGAGGTTCAACGGTAGCAGGAAAAGAATAA
- a CDS encoding arginase family protein, translating into MEKIGILGVPWMFHEERQGVALAPYAIRYTGIIDTLKKLVSDVTDYHNMAFFTDMEQEAILKSKDLKAITYKAKELRDIVADMRSEGGMPIIFGGDQFISLSTIAGMRDDNEEQTVIWINAHADMGEDLNRENLCHNVMATVIGRGPEELGNIMEQRFVSGDNVCIIGTRRIEKDEQRLIEEEQILHFEMTKIDRMGFGMVTDEVIQWLAKKSGHVHIVLDVDAIDPEFTPGTDFISQGGIYWREIRYFMKNLALSNKINAMTFTGINPLHDDKNKTAQFISSLLEEFFQAKSMNVDQF; encoded by the coding sequence ATGGAGAAAATAGGAATACTCGGTGTGCCGTGGATGTTTCATGAAGAACGACAAGGTGTTGCTTTAGCTCCATATGCGATTAGATACACTGGAATTATTGATACACTGAAAAAATTAGTTAGTGACGTGACGGATTATCATAATATGGCGTTCTTCACGGATATGGAACAAGAAGCCATTTTGAAGTCGAAGGATTTGAAAGCGATTACATATAAGGCGAAAGAGCTAAGAGATATTGTCGCGGATATGAGGTCTGAAGGGGGAATGCCGATTATTTTTGGAGGGGATCAGTTTATTTCGCTTAGTACTATTGCCGGTATGAGGGATGATAACGAGGAGCAAACCGTTATTTGGATTAACGCTCACGCAGATATGGGAGAGGATTTGAATCGGGAAAATCTATGTCATAATGTGATGGCTACGGTTATTGGAAGAGGTCCAGAAGAGTTAGGAAATATTATGGAGCAACGATTTGTTTCAGGTGATAATGTGTGTATTATCGGTACGAGGCGCATTGAAAAAGATGAACAGCGGTTAATCGAGGAGGAGCAAATATTGCACTTTGAGATGACCAAAATAGATCGAATGGGTTTTGGAATGGTAACGGATGAGGTTATTCAATGGTTGGCTAAAAAGAGTGGACATGTGCACATAGTACTCGATGTCGATGCAATTGATCCGGAGTTTACGCCGGGTACGGACTTCATTTCTCAAGGGGGAATTTATTGGCGGGAGATCAGGTACTTTATGAAAAATTTGGCGCTTAGTAATAAGATAAATGCGATGACATTCACAGGAATTAATCCTTTACATGACGATAAGAACAAAACAGCCCAATTTATTTCATCGTTATTAGAAGAGTTTTTTCAGGCGAAAAGTATGAACGTAGACCAGTTTTAA